TTGTGGTTTATCCCGCGTATCAGGAACTTTTCGTCGCTTCTGACCTTTCCGATAACGCCGAATGGTATTGACCGTAACAGTACTTCAAGTTTCTCAAGGTCACCTTCGCTGATTGACAGAATAAATCTGCTTTGAGACTCTGAGAAAAGCAAAAAATCGTCCCTGAATATTCCGGTTGCAGGTACAAAAGAAAGATCGACTTCAACACCAAGCCCGCCTGCAAAGGCGCTTTCTGCAAGGGCACACCCGATCCCGCCGTCGGAGATATCATGGCAGGATTTTATAATGCCGGTTTGTATCGACTTTTCCAGGCCTTTGAATAGCTTCTTTGCATCCTGTCCGCGCACTTTGGGCGGGATATTGCCGTGACGTCCGCAAAGAGAGAAATATTCCGAGCCGCCCATTTCAGCATAAGTTTTCCCAACCGCAACGATCAGATCGCCGTCTTCCTTGAAGTCCATTGAAACAGACTTTCTCATATCATTAATCACTGAAATGGCAGATATGAGAACTGTCTGAGGAATGGAAATCTTTATGTCATTGAACATGTAATCATTCTTCATGCTGTCTTTCCCTGATATACAGGGAGTGCCGAAGAGTGTTGTATAATCGTAGAGCGCTCTGTTTGCCCTGACGAGCTGGGCAAGCTTATATGAGCCTTCAGGATTTCTATCAGATTTAACCGGGTCTGACCAGCAGAAATTATCGAGGAGAGCCATTCTGTTCAGAGAGCCTCCTGTTGCAATATTGTTCCGAATTGCTTCGTCAATTGCGCAGGCAACCATGTGATAGGTATCAAATTTGCTGTATTTAGGGCATATCCCGTGGCTTACTACGATTCCTTCCATACTCTCAAGGTCAGGCCTCACTACCCCTGCATCGCTGGGGCCGTTATTGTATTTCCCGGTAAGAGGCTTGATTACGCTTCCCCCCTGTACTTCGTGGTCATATTGCCGTACAACATATTCTTTGCTGCATATGTTCCAACGTTTAAGCATTGACAGTAAGATGTTGCCGTAGTTCTCAGGTTCATCCAAAGGTTCCTCATCGTTGATTTTCCTTTCCCACTTTGCCGGGAGAATCATCTTCGGGAGACCTTTATGGAGGAACTCCATGCCAATATAAGCAACTGTTTTTCCATTGTAGAGTATATGGAATTTACCTGAATCGGTGAATTCACCGAGTATGGTCGATTCTACATTCATCTTTTCGGAAAGTTCCATAAATGTGGCAAGCTTCTCAGGATTTACCGCAACGGTCATTCTCTCCTGCGCTTCCGAAAGAAGTATCTCCCATGGGGAAAGCCCATGGTACTTGAGGGGCGCCTTGTCGATATGTACTATGCATCCGTTGGTGTCTTCTGCCATTTCGCCAATAGAAGAGGAAAGTCCGCCTGCACCGTTATCGGTAATGGAAGTATATAAGTCCATATCTCGTGCAATGAGAAGAAAATCGGTCATTCTCTTCTGGGTGATGGGGTCGCCGATTTGAACTGCGCTTGTGGGTGATGCTTCGGATAGTTCTTCAGATGAGAATGTGGCACCGTGAATCCCGTCCTTACCTATCCTCCCGCCTACCATGATGATGGCGTCGCCCTTTACTGCTTTTTTGATATAACTCGGTTCTCCATTTATTGTTCGAGGCATGATTCCGCATGTGCCGCAATAAACAAGAGGCTTGCCGAGATATCCCTCATCAAAGACAAGGGAGCCGTTTACTGTAGGTATACCGCTTTTATTTCCACCATGTTCAACACCCTCGCGTACGCCCTCAAGGACTCTCTTCGGGTGCAGGAGCCTTGGCGGTATCGTGCCTTTATAATCAGGATAAGCAAAACAAAATATATCCGTATTGAATATGAGCTTTGCTCCTTTCCCTGTGCCGAAGGGGTCTCTGTTAACGCCTACTATCCCGGTCAGCGCCCCTCCGTAAGGGTCAAGAGCTGAGGGAGTATTGTGTGTTTCCACTTTATAGGCAAGGTTATACTTCCTGTTGAAACGTATAACCCCGGCATTGTCCTTAAATACGGATAGACAAAAATCTTTTTTACCCTTCTTTTGTCGTATCATTTCAGTAGAGCCCATAATATAGGTTTTAAAAAGGCTGTCGATTGTCTCAACATTGCCGTCTTCTTCATATTCTATCTGCGCATTAAATATCTTGTGCTTGCAGTGTTCAGACCATGTCTGGGCAATAGCTTCCATTTCTACATCGGTAGGTGCAGTGAGTCCTATTGCTTTTCGCTCTTCAATGACTTTTTTCTGGAGGAAATATCTTTGTATAATGGCAAGTTCATCAGGAGAAAGCGCCCATGTCCTCGCTCTGTTTATTTTCATCATCTCTTCGATGCCTGCGGACAGGTCGAAAGTCTCAACGGCAGGTTCATGCTCAACCCTGACCTTCGGGATATATATGCCCATGCCCTTATCGCTCTGGTATTGGGCGGAGTTTTTGTATGCATACCTGTTTATGACTGTGTTGGCAAGCATTCCTTCGGCAATGGTTACAACATGCTTTTCATCGAGCTCGCCCTTGAGTGAATATAGGCGCGAGGTAAAGACGCCCTCGTTTTCTTTGAATTTATGCCCCGAAAGAGCCTCAATAACCTCTTTTGCAGTCCTGCCCACATTGTCGGTAACCCCGGGTTTGAAGCCTACTTCGATAATCCAGTCGCCGGAAACAGGTGCAGGCTCATCAATGTACCCCTTCTGGATAACAGGGTCCACAAAGACATCGGTCTTCAGTGTTTCTATAATGCCGGCATCCAGATCAGCGTCAATTGTGTATATATCCACCACGCCTGCATCAATAACGTCAATTCCGAGGTCTGTTTTTATCCTTTTCTTTAACTTCTCGCCCGGAACATCCCTAACGCCCTCCCGGTATGTCACTTCTATTCTATGTGCCATATTTAAGTTAAAAACTCCTTTGCATTTTTAATGCTTTCAGCAACATGCGATTCGCTGGCTATCTCAGCGGTATAGATGATATTCCCGTTAGCCTGACTCAAAAAGGCTTTTAACTCACGGAAAGGAAATGTTCCCCTTCCTATAGGGAGGTGTTCGTCGGTGCTTCCATGATTGTCGTGCAGGTGCATCTCCCTGATGCGGTCTTTGAGTGGAGTCAGCCACCTCTCAAGGGACACTGTGGTGAAGAGGTTGAAATGGCCTGAATCAAAACAAAAGAAGAGATTCTTATCCTTGAAATGGTGAAAGAGGGCAATAAAGGTTGAAGGGGTTTCTTCGAAAATGTTTTCAAGGGCTACAATAAGCCCATCATCCGCTTCTTTCAATATCTCCGTCCATGTTTCAATGCTACTGTCGAACCACAGTTGTTCGTTGTCACCAAAACGCCATTTGTCATAGCCGGGGTGACAGACAATACATTTTGCATGGAGCGTGTTTGCCATTTCAACGGATTTTTTAATCTTATCCCTTGATATTGCCTTAATTGTTTTATCAAAACCGCCCGGGCTCAAATCCATGTAAGGGGCATGGACAGTACAGACAATGCCGCTATCCTGGAGGATCTTGCTCAGTTCCCGGACGCCCTCCATATCAAGGTCATCAACCACATCGTTGTTTGCGTATATTTCAATGCCCATATTGAATTCAACAATCCTTTTGATGTTTGCTTCAACCATTTTATAAGGTACGTTTATGAATATCGGCATCCGAAGGTCTCCTCAATGAATTCTAATTTATAGGTTGAAGAAGAATAAATCAAGAAAAACGATTGATTTATTTTTACTTTTGAGTAATGTCCTGAAAACTATTACCCAATCTCATACTTGTTAATGGTAGAGATGTTCCCTCGTCATAGGCAGCTCATTATTAAGGCCGTTGGTAAAAAGTATCTGATATAACCTTATACAACCCCAGCGGAACGCAGCAGAACTGCCGTACAGAAACATACGCCACATACGGACAAGCTGTTGGTCAAACATTTTTTCGATTTCTTTTGCATTTGCTTCAAACCTTTTTGCCCATGTGTCGAGAGTTATTGCGTAGTGCAGGCGGAGGTTTTCTATATCAACATGAACCAGACCTTTTTTTCCCATGATTCTGATTACATGATATAGTATCGGAATATAGCCCCCGGGGAAGATATATTTCAATGTCCATGGGTCTTCGGCAGTATCATTTTCTTTACCTATAGTATGAAGAAGACCAATGCCGCCAGGTTTCAACAG
This genomic window from Pseudomonadota bacterium contains:
- a CDS encoding phosphoribosylformylglycinamidine synthase subunit PurS: MAHRIEVTYREGVRDVPGEKLKKRIKTDLGIDVIDAGVVDIYTIDADLDAGIIETLKTDVFVDPVIQKGYIDEPAPVSGDWIIEVGFKPGVTDNVGRTAKEVIEALSGHKFKENEGVFTSRLYSLKGELDEKHVVTIAEGMLANTVINRYAYKNSAQYQSDKGMGIYIPKVRVEHEPAVETFDLSAGIEEMMKINRARTWALSPDELAIIQRYFLQKKVIEERKAIGLTAPTDVEMEAIAQTWSEHCKHKIFNAQIEYEEDGNVETIDSLFKTYIMGSTEMIRQKKGKKDFCLSVFKDNAGVIRFNRKYNLAYKVETHNTPSALDPYGGALTGIVGVNRDPFGTGKGAKLIFNTDIFCFAYPDYKGTIPPRLLHPKRVLEGVREGVEHGGNKSGIPTVNGSLVFDEGYLGKPLVYCGTCGIMPRTINGEPSYIKKAVKGDAIIMVGGRIGKDGIHGATFSSEELSEASPTSAVQIGDPITQKRMTDFLLIARDMDLYTSITDNGAGGLSSSIGEMAEDTNGCIVHIDKAPLKYHGLSPWEILLSEAQERMTVAVNPEKLATFMELSEKMNVESTILGEFTDSGKFHILYNGKTVAYIGMEFLHKGLPKMILPAKWERKINDEEPLDEPENYGNILLSMLKRWNICSKEYVVRQYDHEVQGGSVIKPLTGKYNNGPSDAGVVRPDLESMEGIVVSHGICPKYSKFDTYHMVACAIDEAIRNNIATGGSLNRMALLDNFCWSDPVKSDRNPEGSYKLAQLVRANRALYDYTTLFGTPCISGKDSMKNDYMFNDIKISIPQTVLISAISVINDMRKSVSMDFKEDGDLIVAVGKTYAEMGGSEYFSLCGRHGNIPPKVRGQDAKKLFKGLEKSIQTGIIKSCHDISDGGIGCALAESAFAGGLGVEVDLSFVPATGIFRDDFLLFSESQSRFILSISEGDLEKLEVLLRSIPFGVIGKVRSDEKFLIRGINHNTIIDTNINLLRNAWQSPFKEQFDN
- a CDS encoding sugar phosphate isomerase/epimerase, whose protein sequence is MPIFINVPYKMVEANIKRIVEFNMGIEIYANNDVVDDLDMEGVRELSKILQDSGIVCTVHAPYMDLSPGGFDKTIKAISRDKIKKSVEMANTLHAKCIVCHPGYDKWRFGDNEQLWFDSSIETWTEILKEADDGLIVALENIFEETPSTFIALFHHFKDKNLFFCFDSGHFNLFTTVSLERWLTPLKDRIREMHLHDNHGSTDEHLPIGRGTFPFRELKAFLSQANGNIIYTAEIASESHVAESIKNAKEFLT